Sequence from the Castanea sativa cultivar Marrone di Chiusa Pesio chromosome 12, ASM4071231v1 genome:
CCAGGGGTGGGCatgaatctcatctcatctctacCACATACATCTCCGGGGATAGTGCCGGTAGTCGATGGGGGAGAGGATGTGGGTGGGCAGGTATCATCGCGAACCATGGATGGGGACCGACATGTCTGGGCAAACGTATGGGATGGACCCGCATCATCATGTGCCATGGAGCCCATGTCATAACGAGTGTCCTGCATCATCTCATCTGATGTCTGACTTGCCTCCTCCATCGTGTGGTCATGCACGGGTGTGTGACGGCCACCCGATGTGTGACGGCTCGCAGTTGTGGGATGTCGACTAGATGCATGGCACTGACTAGATTGACGGCCTCCATGCCCTCGACGTCCACCTGCTTGCCGACCACGCCTTACAGCCGGTTCACTTGCGTTGCCCGCAGTGCGTACATCGTCCAAGGTCAATCGACTGATTTCTTCAACAGATTGCAAGGCATTCATACAGTCCGTGTAGATCTCAAACCCTGGTTCGAACTTCGCCATAATCCTCAACTGTGATTCAACCTGTCACAAGTATACAAGAGTAGTGTTAGGATTTGGAACTAAACTATGCACAACAAGGTACATTTATAATAGAACAATCTTTGTAAACTTACCAAAGTGTCCCAGTATGAGGTCTCTTTTGTAATATGCCGAACAGTGATGGAACGATACCACACCATATACTCGTCATTGTAGCTCATTACCCCATGAAAGGGCGGTGATTCAGCAATTGTGGCATGCGCAGCCCATCTAGCAATATGAGTGGCATGTTCTTGAACCCAATTTTTTTCCTGCTTGCCTTGGAGCGTTATCTTGTGAAGTTCAGTTGAAGTATCGACATTGTCCGGTACGCCTTGCTTCATCCCAAACTGTCAAAGAACACGTTCGGGGTGATGGCCTTCAATCACCCAAAAATGTATAAGCGGCACGATGGACCTCCATATGTGTTGGCCTGCCGTACAATATGCGGGCAGGGAACCCAAATAATCTCTATATGGCTCCCAGACAATCTACAATGATCCAACAAATGCAAACAACCATATTAACAATATATGTGTAACGATATCTTACAAACAACCATAAAGTGGTTGGTTCCCACTTGTAAGGCACGATACCTGATTTGGCCGGAGCGAAGCAAGCGACACACGATAGGCGCGTAGGACATGCATTAGATGGTCAGTTGTTATCTTAGCTCCTTTCCATCTATCAAACAACACAGACATAACCTTCATATTAAttacttacataattcccatgcAAAAGAAATTAATGCGGAAATGTAAAACGATAACTAAGTTGAAGATCCTACATACCTGACAGCAAGTGGACCTGGGGGCAGTGCCTGGTGTGGATGCCTCATCACAGGACATATTTGTGGAAACCTCGCCCACGCCCACAACTGCACTAATAGCAGTGCACCACCAATTTGCTTGGCTGTCTTCTCTGATGCCTTACACAGGTGTCTATATAACCAACTTAGTGTTGCACTACCCCAGCTATAATTCTTTCCATTGCTGATTGGATTTAAAAATTGTAGATACATGATTGAGAGCCGTTCGCCAGATTTGTCCATAAACAGTATACTACCCAACATTTGGAGTATGTAATACCGAGCATACTGTTGCACACGCACCTCAGTGGCGTCAGCAGGAATAGGGTTGCGAAACTGCTCCTCCAGCCATTTGGCTCTTATCCTCGGCCCTTCCAACACTGCAGTGTTCTTTTTTGTACCAACTGGCCTGTCCGGTGGAAGGAAGCCTAGCAAATCTATGCAAAAGTCA
This genomic interval carries:
- the LOC142620207 gene encoding serine/threonine-protein phosphatase 7 long form homolog; its protein translation is MDPHRVGPSIGTVLTRQPMHRSSLLWDAPLVGEEVPGVLTCRHRDKGLFDGGLDPRIATYITDAGLDGLLRVPYMDLDHALITALVERWRPETHSFHLPHGEMTITLQDIEVILGVPVHGLPVVGFTHMDNWRDFCIDLLGFLPPDRPVGTKKNTAVLEGPRIRAKWLEEQFRNPIPADATEVRVQQYARYYILQMLGSILFMDKSGERLSIMYLQFLNPISNGKNYSWGSATLSWLYRHLCKASEKTAKQIGGALLLVQLWAWARFPQICPVMRHPHQALPPGPLAVRYVGSST
- the LOC142620206 gene encoding uncharacterized protein LOC142620206; translated protein: MKQGVPDNVDTSTELHKITLQGKQEKNWVQEHATHIARWAAHATIAESPPFHGVMSYNDEYMVWYRSITVRHITKETSYWDTLVESQLRIMAKFEPGFEIYTDCMNALQSVEEISRLTLDDVRTAGNASEPAVRRGRQAGGRRGHGGRQSSQCHASSRHPTTASRHTSGGRHTPVHDHTMEEASQTSDEMMQDTRYDMGSMAHDDAGPSHTFAQTCRSPSMVRDDTCPPTSSPPSTTGTIPGDVCGRDEMRFMPTPGLPTPGAIQTEIPTPPPEASHSEDRPRRPQRTRTHPPDCGTGHGKVRPVKEPVRRRKRG